Proteins from a single region of Hordeum vulgare subsp. vulgare chromosome 6H, MorexV3_pseudomolecules_assembly, whole genome shotgun sequence:
- the LOC123406145 gene encoding alpha-amylase type B isozyme, with translation MIGWWPAKAVTFVDNHDTGSTQHMWPFPSDRVMQGYAYILTHPGTPCIFYDHFFDWGLKEEIDRLVSVRTRHGIHNESKLQIIEADADLYLAEIDGKVIVKLGPRYDVGNLIPGGFKVAAHGNDYAVWEKI, from the exons ATGATCGGGTGGTGGCCAGCCAAGGCGGTGACCTTTGTGGACAACCACGACACCGGCTCCACGCAGCACATGTGGCCCTTCCCTTCTGACAGGGTCATGCAGGGATATGCCTACATCCTCACGCACCCAGGGACGCCATGCATC TTCTACGATCATTTCTTCGACTGGGGCCTGAAGGAGGAGATCGATCGCCTGGTGTCGGTCAGGACCCGGCACGGGATACACAACGAGAGCAAGCTGCAAATCATAGAGGCCGACGCCGACCTTTATCTCGCCGAGATCGACGGCAAGGTCATCGTCAAGCTCGGGCCAAGATACGATGTGGGGAACCTCATTCCGGGAGGCTTCAAGGTGGCCGCGCACGGCAATGACTATGCCGTATGGGAGAAAATATGA